In the genome of Impatiens glandulifera chromosome 6, dImpGla2.1, whole genome shotgun sequence, the window TGTATCTCCAAAGCAAGATCTCTATGTTCACGAAGGAAAATTATGATCACTGGAAGATAAGAATGCGGGCGCATTTGGCCGCcctagatgatgacatgtggcaTGTCATCACGGATGtcccaataaaaattatgaacgCCAGCTCCACCACAACCTTCGATTGTACTCCTTTGATGAAGGAGAAACCAAGGTCTGAGTGAACCGCtgaagagaagaggaagaacaacctcgacaataTGACCAAAGACATTCTTTATAAGACGCTGGACAATAATATGTTTAGAAAGATCAAATCATGCACCtttgctgaagaaatttgggagagacTGACTCAgctgtgtgagggcaatgaacaaaccaaataaaaaaaactcatagtTGCTACACAACAATTCAACAACATCAAGATGCGTCCCAGAGAGAAAATTATTGAATTCGATGAAAGATTTAGTAGAATTACCGTTAATCTCTCCACTTTGGGCAAGACATATAGCAATAGAGAGGTTtcaatcaaagtcatgcgtgctctgTCCAGAGAATGAGATATGAATACGATGGCCATAaaggaatccaaagacctcagcAAGATGGAATTGCATGATCTGTtcgccgatctgaaggcctatgagtttgagataaactctaggaatgaagaggaaCCATCCACATCATTCATCTCAACAAAGGCGTTGGTGACTACTGAGGAGCCACCTGCCACCAATGCTGTGAAGTATGCTGAGCAGATTAACAACGATGCCATGGCTCTCttcttgaagaaatttggcAAATTCATGATGAAGACTcattctaactcaaactctttaaataataataataagagtgaTTACAAGGCTAACTCgcagtgttttaactgtgataaactaggacacttcAAGGCTGAATGCAGAAAGTCGAAGAAGaatgataaaaagaaaaataaggaacAAAAAAGCTCTCCTGATTGAGGAATGCAAAAGTAAGAACAAGTGGGCTGAGAGCGACTCACACGAAAACTCTTCAAGTGACAGTTATGATGAAGGAGTTAAATGATTTATGGCAAATGACGACTCTGAAGAATTTGACTTCTCCTTAGAAAAGTTCACACGAGATGATTTAAcaactgcactcaatgacatggtcattgtgTACAAGAAGCTATCAAATTCTTTTAATGAACTGAATTTGAAAAACACATCTGATATCCCTCcttcatctcaaaacaatgatcaagaagttttgaaaatgtctgagctctcatctgagaatgagaagctcatggaaaagattcaaactctttcttctgaaaatgaAAGACTGACCTATGTGGTCAGTTTCTAAACGAAGTCTGGGGATACATTCAAAAAGCTGATCAGTCAGCTAAGGCCTACctgatgcaaatccggtttaggatttgactaTGGAAACTCAGACAAGTCCAATAAAAAGTTGAACACAGTATAATGTGAGCTTAAGactataagatttgtcaagggACATTTAACTGATAATGGAACTGATCACAACTGtgatgatttaactttaaaggatgagattaagTATGTGAAGTCAACTTCAAGTTGGCTTAAACCCAAGAAGAGGGGAGCCAACAAGTTTGACAAACTAAAACTTGACagaaagtcaagaagttttcGACAAAAACTATCCTCTAAAGTTAAAGAATAAACAACTGGCAGAAAGAAGCCCGTCAAACCAAAATCTTTTACTTTAGTATCAACACAAATTGGGagatccatcaaaataactcaaatatagatCCCTAAGGGACTGATCAATCatggacccaagtaaatatgggtaccaaaagttgtaaatatgtttatttgcAGGTACATAAGGACAGCTTCCTAGAGGAATCAATCTAATATTTGGACAATGGCTTCTCTAGACATATGACCGACGATAGATGACTGTTAACTGAAGCGACGACGTGCACAGggcctaagatcacatttggtgttAACAACAAAGGTAATAccgtgggtaagggtaaaattaTCCATGGTAACTTTACTATCAAAGATGTGCTACTTGTAGAAAACTTGTGCTATAACTTGATCAGTATCAGCCAATTGTGTGACAATGGCTATActgttgattttaaaaaatatgatttccTTGTTAAGGATAAGCAGGGTAACACTTTGCTGATAGGAAACAGGGTaggaaattcttacaaaatgaactggaaaaataagaCGTATGGTCCtttatgcatgatagctaagaattATCAAAATTGGTTGTGGCATAATCGTGTCATGTGCAACGTCCATCAAtaaagattaaaccatcttaattttaaaaccattaacaatatttgttcaaatgatttaatttCTAGAATGCCTaagttgaattttttaaaagataagatATGTCTTGCTTTCCAGATGGGAAAACATGtcatatatacttttaaaaataaagaaaatatataatccGACATGTGTCTGGAGTTATTGCACATGGATGTCACCAATTTAGGGGGAATGTAGCAATCAAGGGGGAACAAGTGCTCGTGGCACTCGTTCCAAAAAGAAGTCATTCCAAGGTGGTTGTGGTAGCTGTCAAGCAGATCAAGGAGGTGGACGTGGAGGTGGCCGTGGTGGTGGTCAAGGTGGAGGTGGTTGAGGAGGAGGTCGACTGCAACAACTTATGTTCGGCGAAAGAGGTCTCCAAGGTGAACATTCAAGAACTAAAAGGGAGGAAATATTAAACTTTATGTATCTTatgtttttcatattcatataaatatattgattaccTTTTAAATCTCGTGTTCTTAAATCaaatttaacttagttttaacatcatcaaaaagaggaaaattgttagattaagttaaataaagaaaaagaaaaattaattaaaagaaaaataattagttaaggaAAAACGTCTTAATAAACTTAGGCGAATAAGTTCAATTCAATacaacatagttttaatgacgtggtatgaacaaaactaagttgtgtaaattgtcTTTTCGCAGGTACGTCTGAAGACGTCTTCCTTCTTTCAGACGTGTTGTTTAAGCAAGCGCAATTAGATGTCTAACTTCATCAGTCGTGTAGTCTGAAgaaatgcgcgagtagacgtatgtttaacttcatcagacgtgcaatctgaagaagtgcgcgagcagacgtatgtctaacttcatcagacgtatagtctaaagaagtgtgcgagcagacgtatgtctaacttcatcagacgtgcagtctgaagaagtgtgcgaccagacgcatgtctaacttcatcagacgtgcagtctgaagaagtgcgcgagcagatgtATGTCTAAATTCATCAGACGAGCAGTCTGAAGAGGTGCGCGATCAGATGTATGTCTAACTTCATAAGACGtgtagtttgaagaagtgcgcgagcagacgtatGTCTAACTTGCAGTCTAAAAAAGTGCGCAACCAAACATatgtctaacttcatcagacgtgcaGTCTGAAGAGTGCGCAAGCAGGCATATGTCTAAATTCATCAGATGTGCAGTTTGAAAAAGTGCACGAGAAGACGTatgtctaacttcatcagacgtgtagtatgaagaagtgcacgagcagacgtatgtctaacttcatcagacgtgtagtctgaGGAAGTGCGCGAGTAAACGTATGTCTAATTAATCAGACTTATAATCTAAAGAAGTGTGTGAGTAGACGTATGTCTAACTTTATCTGACTTGTAGTCTGAaaaagtgcgcgagcagacgtatGTCTAAATTCATCAGACgtgcagtctgaagaagtgtgagcagatgccttgcttcagcagccgtctgaagaaaCGTCTACTTATCTACTCAACTCATCATTTTAACAATCATTAGTGTTTGTTATCAGTCGTCTGCCAAGACAGCTCAACACGCTATAATTGTTATCTGCCATATACTCAAATATTCCGCCAGCCCACGTCTTGTATTGTCCAGTACACCACGTTCCAGTGAATATTCTCCAGTACAATCCAGTATGCCACAATACAACGACTATATTCTCATGTACGTTCCCTTACACCTGTCGTACGTCCAAGAGAAAGCTGACACGTATTCAAGaggaagatttgaccgttgccAATCTCCTTATAAATAGAAAGTAGAGTACAACGACAAATCTCTCTGACTCTCTTGACTCTTCCTGATTATGAACTACGAACTGCTAAGTGTTGCGAGCTATAAGTCTATTATGTAATTCACCTACTGTCCTTTCTGTATGAAAttttagtattgtaagttgaacagggtttgtctgttcaacagagtgttagctagaagttcaaaAACAGACAGTTGTTAAGTCTTAGGTATCTAACATGATTTGTGTAGtgtctatacaaatcaaagtcttctagtgaaaatTTTTCtgaaaacagaagaaggggtgatgtaaaagttttatctccgaatatgCATAAAATTcgtgtgttatttattttccgCATCTCTTAATCTTTTATCTGTCGTTTCAAATTGAGCAAAAATTTCCGCACTTAAaatcattcaagagtttgtaaaaatttatgaagaataaaaataaatttttaatttttaatagaattaaaatctaattgaaagtgttaaattattaattatattcgACCCTCCTTATCGGAGACATCAATACTaaccataaatataatattaattattaaatattattatcaatataaaaataagtttaataaaatgaacatttaaaaaataaaatgcgGTTACGTGATTGTGAAAGGTCAAAGGTCAAATCATACCAGAGTAGGAAGTATCCACCTAACTTTACATGTCACAACAATCCACGTGCTCTTTGTCTCTCTTTCCAATCAAAACAATTttagagaaattttattttgacatgagaagaaaataattttaatttttttaatgataaatggtaaattaattattattttttttaattaaggggacttaattattatttttgtttttatttaaatcaatttcagATTGAATCAATTTGGTTACTTAAATTGATGAgataaatttttttgattaCATTTATAATGAGaaaatcaattatgttatttttggtaactaattaattgaaaatatcaatcacaatatttaagatttataaGATTTGTTTCTAAAACCTTATAAAATTAGGTCTATCCCTACATTAATATCTTTAcctattataaaaatgattaaaataataatagaataatatttattaaaaatacttaaaatagaacataactttatttaaaaactaattcaatatcaaattttggtcttaattagtttataatcCAAAAGTAAATGTTTCTTTTgcatataaaaagtaaatattgctaaaaaaaaaaggttttattTCTTTTCCCAATATTGAATTTTGTTGGTAGTAACATAGGATAATACCAAAAGATAATTTGACCCTCTTCATGTTAAAGATTAGTTTGTTCATTATAAACTTTTACCAATAGTAgagtcaaaataatatatacaactaGTCactttagaaattaaaatatcgCATATTCAATTTTCACCCTAAACGCTTATAATGAATGTGGAGAATTACGAGGGTGGGTGAGTATAATGATagttatttctttaattaaaaaaaaaaataatagataaaaaaattctattCAATCTCCTCTAGAATCGCACaatccaaaattttattatgCCTAAGATCAGATCTGGATTTgagtttgtataaaaaaaattaaaaaatttacttaaaattccTTTCTTAAATATCTTATTTCAATATTAGGATTGAGTGaggattataattatttttttatttgaagggATTGTTTGATTGGTTTTCTTATTAGTAATAAGTTTGACTAAGCTTTTAATCAACTTATTCAttgtaacatatttttttaagattataaagaataaaaaaattgtgttaacaagatatgtttgattataatttttagcataaaaaaaatattaaaatcaaaccatttttaaaataattaaaagacaaAATCTGAAACAAATTAGCTTAAGCTTCTTCGCGTCCCCTATAAAATAATATCCAACCATTAGATCAGAACCAGAGCAACAATGGCGAATACAAAATCAGATCAAATCAATCCCAACAATGGTTTCTCATCACTAACAAAAACCTTTCATAGTCTCCGACCACCAGTTCCTCTTCCTCCACCCACCCAAAATCTCTCCATCTCCGATTACGTAACTCATCTCCTCCACCTTTCAACCACCGCCTCTTCCTCCTCATTTCCGCCGGAAATCCCCTTCATAATCGACGCCACCACCGACCAACGTCTAACCTACAATGATTTCCTCCGCCAAACCAAATCCCTCGCTTCATCCATCAAAAAACTCGCCCCTTCCCTCTCCCCAAACGACGTCGCTTTCATCCTACTCCCTCCCTCAATCAACGTCCCTGTTCTTTACTTCGCACTTCTCTCAATCGGAGTCACCGTTTCTCCGGCGAACCCACTCGCAACTGAATCTGAGTTAACCCATATGGTTGAAATCACAAAACCCGTCATCGCATTTGCTACTTCATTAACAGTTGGAAAACTCCCACCGATTCCACTCGGTACCGTGTTAATCGACTCGGCCGAGTTTCAAATAATGATGGAATCGGATAATAAATCCGGGTTTGATCGAGTTCTGGTGACTGTGAGGCAATCCGATTCGGCAGCGATACTTTATTCGTCTGGGACAACAGGTCGAGTTAAAGGAGTTGAATTGACTCATCGGAATTTCATTGCCTTAATCGGTGGACTTTATCAAGTTCGATCGTCAAAAGAGGACAATATGATTGCTCCAATATCATTACTACCAATTCCTTTATTTCATGTGTTTGGGTTTTTCATGTTGATTAGGGCGGCGGCGATGGGTGAAACGCTGGTTCTTCTTGAGAGGTTTGATTTTGAGGCGATGCTTAAGGCGGTGGAGAAATATCGCGTTTTGTATATGCCGGTTTCTCCACCGCTAGTGGTTGCGATGTCGAAGTTAGAAATGGTGAAAAAATATGATTTGAGTTCATTACAAATACTTACCTGCGGCGGAGCGCCGCTTGGTAAGGAGGTGGCGGAGAAGTTTTTAGCACGTTTTCCTAATATTGAGATATCTCAGGTAAGTTTTTCAAATCTACTTGCTTTAGTATATATGAATTCATTACTAATCTACTTGCTTtagtataatattaaatttaatatcaacCATGTTCAAATATGAATGCAATCGTAAGAACGTGGTGTGAACTGGCTAATgcttattaaatgattttagaaattgTTTTTTACAAAACCTCTTATTATATAAGATTGtgaaaaaatatgattttgaaaataattattttgttagaaaTTAGTTATGGTGGTATTATAGTAATGGGTTGTGTATTCATATttgaaccatatatatatatatatatatttgtttaaattaggAAGTTAATACAATTCTTCactataatattattgtcctattttaaattgaattgagATATTTGATCTTCTAACTAAGACAATttcaattaagttttttttatttgagttatttaatttgttatattatttatttattttttatcaaattttataataaaagaggGCTGGGAATTGattaatattgataaaatataaataaattagattaaattttagttaCACACAATATATTTGTTTGCTTAATTTAGGAAGTTATTATTAcaattctttaaaattataGCATTGTcccattttaatttaatttagggTGATCTAATTGGAaaagaatttaatatatttaatcttttaagtAAGATAGTTTTAATTAAGTTTCTTTTCATTTGAGGTGgcttaatttgttatattatttatatatttttatcattttataataaCAGATAAATGAATTAGATgagattttagttatttatttcttatatatatatatatatatatatatatatatatatatatatatatatatatataatttatgaagttattacaaatcctcaaaatcatacaattgttttattttaatttaatttagggtgttttaagtgaaaaataaattgatatatttaattgtttagtAAGATagttttaattaagtttttttcatttactacttagtttgttatattatttatttgtttttatcatttttttataataaaaagggTGGGGAGTTATTAATATTGATGAGAGGGTAATTAAGACAATCACATTTCTGTTTTGTTGACTTGTAAATCTAAGAAAATGAGCCTAAATTTGTTTCAAGTTATTGGTGTGGGGTAtataattataacaatttttaatccaaatatggatattttatttttattacattcaTGAATCACAATCACATAACAGCCTAACATCACCATCTAACAAACTTATTAATAAGAAGATAAGTTTACAATCAAATTCCTATTAAGGAAAGAAATACATTATAACTAAAAAAGTAAGTTTATAagcttatttttgtattaataaaaaattatctttaataatacaaataatgttATATCAATACATGAGAGAATCAATTTCtacatattttgtttttctattatctacattcaaattttatttatttttgattaggGATACGGTTTAACAGAGACAGTGGGTGGTGCCTCAAGGATGGTTGAGGAAGAAGAGGCAACACATTATGGATCAGCCGGTCGTTTGTC includes:
- the LOC124944078 gene encoding 4-coumarate--CoA ligase-like 9 produces the protein MANTKSDQINPNNGFSSLTKTFHSLRPPVPLPPPTQNLSISDYVTHLLHLSTTASSSSFPPEIPFIIDATTDQRLTYNDFLRQTKSLASSIKKLAPSLSPNDVAFILLPPSINVPVLYFALLSIGVTVSPANPLATESELTHMVEITKPVIAFATSLTVGKLPPIPLGTVLIDSAEFQIMMESDNKSGFDRVLVTVRQSDSAAILYSSGTTGRVKGVELTHRNFIALIGGLYQVRSSKEDNMIAPISLLPIPLFHVFGFFMLIRAAAMGETLVLLERFDFEAMLKAVEKYRVLYMPVSPPLVVAMSKLEMVKKYDLSSLQILTCGGAPLGKEVAEKFLARFPNIEISQGYGLTETVGGASRMVEEEEATHYGSAGRLSENLEAKIIDPETGEALGPEHRGELWLRGPIIMKGYIGDKAATLATLDGDGWLKTGDLCYFDKNGYLYVVDRLKELIKYKGYQVPPAELERLLQSHPEIADSAVIPYPDEDAGEIPMAFVVRKAGSSITDIQIMEYIAKLVAPYKKIRRLSFVAAIPKSPSGKILRRELVKHATSASSRL